A part of Prolixibacteraceae bacterium genomic DNA contains:
- the cydB gene encoding cytochrome d ubiquinol oxidase subunit II: MDIQTVYFLLIGAIISAYAILDGYDLGVGAIYPFLKDDKQRSIAIEAIAPFWDGNEVWIVIAGGGLIAGFPDVYASVFSGFYVPVILLLFCLIFRAISIENRGHASSANSVLFWDIAFSVSSILIAFIFGLLVGNLMVGVPLLSNGNFEGGLLALFRPYPVIVGVLTVVLLSIHGIIFLLIKVPKDMISRLKKIHHRMLIVFSILFALLGGITYKYIPSAFLNYYYSPVLFLVPLMLFLFLWLELYSVKRSHYNISLLHSSITICLVLMIFAASLYPNIVVSSIDIEYSLNIYNASSSLFTLKILLIITVLAIPSVFAYLITRKKVFSGRIESTHFYEKEDNSI, encoded by the coding sequence TGCCATCTTGGATGGATATGATCTAGGGGTTGGTGCCATTTATCCTTTTTTGAAGGATGATAAACAGAGGTCTATTGCAATCGAAGCTATAGCTCCTTTTTGGGATGGGAATGAGGTATGGATTGTTATTGCGGGTGGCGGATTAATTGCGGGTTTTCCAGATGTGTATGCCTCTGTCTTCTCAGGGTTCTATGTTCCTGTGATATTACTTCTGTTTTGCTTAATATTCAGGGCTATTTCAATAGAGAATAGAGGTCATGCGAGCAGTGCCAATTCAGTCCTATTCTGGGATATTGCCTTTTCTGTGTCTAGTATATTGATCGCTTTTATATTTGGTTTGTTGGTGGGGAATTTAATGGTAGGTGTTCCGCTATTATCCAATGGTAACTTTGAAGGTGGATTGCTTGCTTTATTTAGACCTTATCCAGTCATTGTAGGGGTGTTGACTGTCGTATTGCTTTCAATTCATGGAATTATATTTCTCCTAATAAAGGTTCCTAAGGATATGATTTCAAGATTGAAAAAGATACATCATAGAATGCTTATTGTCTTCTCTATTCTTTTTGCTCTATTGGGAGGGATTACTTATAAATATATCCCAAGTGCATTCTTAAACTATTACTATTCACCGGTTCTATTTCTTGTGCCGTTGATGTTGTTTCTATTCCTCTGGCTTGAGCTATATAGTGTAAAGCGATCTCATTATAACATATCATTACTTCACTCTTCTATAACGATATGTCTTGTATTGATGATTTTTGCAGCAAGTCTATACCCTAATATCGTGGTCTCTTCGATTGATATTGAGTATAGCTTGAATATTTATAATGCCTCTTCTTCTCTATTTACATTGAAGATATTGCTTATCATTACCGTATTGGCAATTCCTTCTGTGTTCGCATATTTGATTACGAGAAAGAAGGTGTTTAGTGGTAGAATTGAAAGTACTCACTTTTATGAAAAAGAGGATAATTCAATATGA
- a CDS encoding 2-oxoacid:ferredoxin oxidoreductase subunit beta, protein MLENSTQYTIKDLKSPNEIRWCPGCGDHAIINAVQKAMVTLAIPIEKYAVVSGIGCSSRFPYYMNTYGFHTIHGRAAAVASGLKSANPELSVWEITGDGDALAIGGNHFIHMVRRNIDINVILFNNKIYGLTKGQYSPTCDRGKVTKTSPFGTVEDPFTPGKLVLGSRGTFFARAIDSNVKKSHDVFVEAAKHKGTSVVEVLQNCVIYNHNIHTEITDPKHKEDRQLHLEDNKPMLFGKEKNKGIILNKKGKLEVAVIGENGITIDDILVHDACDADGFLHQQLIDMKLPEFPVAFGVIRKVKDLVYDECMEAQIKEVQEDAKIKCVEDLLFSGNTWEVK, encoded by the coding sequence ATGCTAGAAAATTCAACTCAATATACAATTAAAGATTTAAAGTCACCAAACGAAATTCGTTGGTGTCCAGGTTGTGGTGATCATGCCATAATCAATGCAGTACAGAAAGCAATGGTAACGCTTGCTATCCCAATTGAAAAATACGCTGTTGTTTCAGGTATTGGATGCTCTTCTCGTTTTCCATATTACATGAATACTTATGGATTCCATACTATTCATGGTAGAGCTGCTGCTGTAGCCTCTGGACTTAAGAGTGCAAATCCAGAGCTTTCTGTTTGGGAGATTACAGGTGATGGTGATGCTTTAGCAATTGGTGGAAACCACTTTATCCATATGGTACGTCGTAATATCGATATCAATGTTATTTTATTCAATAACAAGATCTATGGTCTTACCAAAGGACAATACTCACCTACTTGTGACAGAGGTAAAGTAACTAAAACATCACCTTTTGGAACTGTTGAAGACCCATTTACTCCAGGTAAACTAGTTTTAGGATCAAGAGGAACTTTCTTTGCTCGTGCTATTGATAGCAATGTAAAGAAGAGTCACGATGTATTTGTTGAGGCTGCGAAACATAAAGGAACATCAGTTGTTGAGGTTCTTCAGAACTGTGTGATCTACAACCACAACATCCACACTGAGATCACTGATCCTAAACATAAAGAAGATCGTCAATTACACCTTGAGGATAATAAACCAATGTTATTCGGTAAAGAGAAGAACAAAGGAATTATTCTAAACAAAAAAGGGAAGTTAGAAGTTGCGGTTATCGGAGAGAATGGAATCACTATTGATGATATATTGGTACATGATGCATGCGATGCAGATGGTTTTCTTCACCAACAACTCATTGACATGAAACTTCCTGAATTCCCTGTTGCTTTCGGAGTCATCCGTAAAGTAAAGGATCTTGTCTATGATGAGTGTATGGAAGCACAAATCAAAGAAGTACAAGAGGATGCGAAGATTAAATGTGTAGAAGACCTACTATTTTCAGGAAATACTTGGGAAGTGAAGTAA